A single window of Gossypium arboreum isolate Shixiya-1 chromosome 13, ASM2569848v2, whole genome shotgun sequence DNA harbors:
- the LOC108461145 gene encoding uncharacterized protein LOC108461145, protein MASNAYIIANKRAVSSHPHRQPHLPLLLLLFSLFFIGKFDIVSALNYTKYTRKVSNLRLQRIQKHLEKINKPAVITIESPDGDIIDCVHKRKQPALDHPLLKKHKIQRVAPEMPKVKTLKRDEGSGDSKRKEGEDLIWQMWHRNGTRCPKGTVPIRRSTTRDVLRAKSLFHFGKKQSTTINPTRRADAPDVVSSNGHEHAIAYTGTSQEVYGAKATINVWDPSIQEVNEFSLSQIWILSGSFDGSDLNSIEAGWQVSPELYGDSRPRLFTYWTSDSYQATGCYNLLCAGFVQTNSRIAIGAAISPVSQYDANQYDITILIWKDPKVGNWWMGFGDNNLVGYWPAELFTHLADHATMVEWGGEVVNSRANGKHTSTEMGSGHFAEDGFGKSSYFRNLELVDADNSLSSVHDISTLAENTNCYNIKNSYNNEWGTYFYYGGPGNNPQCP, encoded by the exons ATGGCTTCTAACGCTTACATTATTGCTAATAAGAGAGCCGTTTCGTCTCATCCTCATCGTCAACCCcatcttcctcttcttcttcttcttttctctctctttttcatCGGGAAATTCGATATTGTTTCGGCTCTAAATTACACCAAGTATACTAGGAAAGTGAGTAACTTGAGGCTTCAAAGAATTCAAAAACACTTGGAAAAGATCAACAAGCCTGCTGTCATCACCAttgag AGCCCAGATGGAGATATCATAGATTGTGTTCATAAAAGAAAACAGCCAGCTTTGGATCACCCTCTTCTGAAAAAACATAAGATTCAG AGAGTTGCACCGGAGATGCCAAAAGTGAAAACGTTGAAAAGAGATGAAGGAAGTGGAGACTCAAAGAGGAAAGAAGGAGAAGATTTAATATGGCAAATGTGGCATAGGAATGGGACAAGATGCCCCAAAGGAACTGTTCCAATACGGCGGAGCACAACTCGTGATGTTTTGAGAGCCAAGTCTTTGTTTCACTTCGGCAAGAAACAATCTACCACCATCAACCCTACTCGCCGTGCCGACGCTCCCGACGTCGTTAGCAGTAACGGACATGAg CATGCGATTGCATATACGGGAACATCCCAAGAGGTATATGGAGCAAAGGCTACGATAAACGTGTGGGACCCATCCATACAAGAGGTCAACGAATTCAGCCTATCACAGATTTGGATTCTTTCGGGGTCATTCGACGGCTCTGATCTCAACAGCATCGAAGCTGGATGGCAG GTCAGTCCGGAGCTTTATGGTGACAGCAGGCCAAGACTCTTCACATATTGGACG TCTGATTCCTATCAAGCAACTGGATGCTACAACCTTCTCTGTGCAGGCTTTGTGCAAACAAATAGTAGAATTGCCATTGGGGCTGCCATTTCTCCTGTCTCACAATATGATGCTAATCAATATGATATTACCATCCTCATTTGGAAA GATCCTAAGGTAGGAAATTGGTGGATGGGGTTTGGTGATAATAACCTGGTAGGTTATTGGCCAGCAGAGCTATTTACTCACCTAGCAGACCATGCCACCATGGTGGAATGGGGTGGTGAAGTAGTGAACTCAAGGGCCAACGGCAAGCACACGTCGACTGAAATGGGCTCCGGTCACTTTGCTGAAGATGGGTTTGGAAAATCGAGCTATTTCCGAAACTTGGAGCTTGTTGATGCCGATAATAGCTTGAGTTCGGTCCATGACATATCAACCCTAGCTGAGAATACAAATTGTTACAATATCAAGAATTCTTACAACAATGAATGGGGAACATATTTCTACTACGGAGGGCCTGGGAACAATCCACAGTGCCCTTGA
- the LOC108463367 gene encoding uncharacterized protein LOC108463367 gives MATTSTPQPDSSSNLSITVESNPSDSRLSELGIQSWPKWGCPPGKYMLKFEAEETCYLVKGKVKVYPKGSSEYVEFGAGDLVTIPQGLSCTWDVTVSIDKHYKFASSSSS, from the exons ATGGCAACAACATCAACGCCACAACCAGATTCATCTTCAAATTTGAGTATAACAGTGGAAAGCAATCCTTCCGATTCAAGACTATCTGAACTGGGGATTCAGTCATGGCCTAA ATGGGGATGTCCACCAGGGAAATATATGCTGAAATTTGAGGCCGAAGAGACATGTTATTTGGTGAAAGGGAAAGTGAAGGTGTATCCAAAAGGGTCGTCTGAATATGTAGAGTTTGGAGCAGGTGATCTTGTCACCATCCCTCAGGGTCTTAGTTGTACTTGGGATGTCACCGTCTCTATTGATAAACACTATAAAtttgcttcttcttcttcctcataA